The following proteins are co-located in the Salvelinus fontinalis isolate EN_2023a chromosome 41, ASM2944872v1, whole genome shotgun sequence genome:
- the LOC129840276 gene encoding glycerol-3-phosphate dehydrogenase 1-like protein isoform X1: MPAKKVCIVGSGNWGSAIAKIVGHNAKGSNRFDPIVNMWVFEEMIDGKKLTEIINTEHENVKYLPGHKLPKNVVAVPEITEAVKGASILIFVIPHQFIGRLCDQMKPHITQGTIGISLIKGIDEGPEGLKLISDIIREKLEIEVSVLMGANIANEVADEKFCETTIGAKNEANGHIFKELLQTPNFRITVVQESDTVELCGALKNIVAVGAGFCDGLGFGDNTKAAVIRLGLMEMIAFTKLFCKGQVSSVTFLESCGVADLITTCYGGRNRKVAEAFAKTSKSIEELEAEMLNGQKLQGPQTSAEVFKILKKRDMINKFPLFASVYQICFEGKAVQEFITCLQSHPEHM; this comes from the exons ATGCCTGCTAAGAAAGTGTGCATCGTTGGATCTGGAAACTG GGGCTCAGCGATAGCCAAAATCGTCGGTCACAATGCAAAGGGATCCAACAGGTTTGACCCCATTGTCAACATGTGGGTGTTTGAAGAGATGATCGATGGCAAAAAGTTAACAGAAATCATCAACACAGAGCATGAGAACGTCAAATACCTACCGGGTCACAAGCTTCCCAAAAATGTG GTTGCTGTTCCAGAAATCACAGAAGCGGTGAAAGGGGCCAGCATACTGATCTTTGTCATTCCACATCAGTTCATTGGGAGGCTATGTGATCAGATGAAACCTCATATTACACAGGGAACCATTGGGATATCCCTCATCAAA GGCATCGATGAAGGCCCAGAGGGCTTGAAGCTCATCTCTGACATCATCCGTGAGAAACTGGAAATTGAGGTTAGCGTCCTGATGGGGGCCAACATTGCCAACGAAGTGGCTGATGAGAAGTTCTGTGAGACCACAATTG GAGCTAAGAACGAAGCAAACGGACATATCTTTAAAGAGCTGCTGCAGACTCCCAACTTCAGGATCACCGTGGTGCAGGAGAGTGACACAGTAGAACTCTGTGGGGCTCTCAAG AATATTGTAGCGGTGGGCGCTGGGTTCTGTGACGGTCTGGGCTTTGGGGACAACACCAAGGCTGCTGTGATCCGGCTGGGGCTGATGGAGATGATCGCCTTCACCAAGCTGTTCTGTAAGGGCCAGGTGTCCTCCGTGACCTTCCTGGAGAGCTGTGGGGTTGCCGACTTGATCACCACCTGCTACGGGGGGCGCAACCGCAAGGTGGCCGAGGCCTTCGCCAAGACGTCCAAG TCTATTGAAGAGCTAGAGGCTGAGATGCTCAATGGCCAGAAGCTGCAAGGCCCACAAACCTCCGCTGAGGTGTTCAAAATTCTCAAGAAGAGAGACATGATCAACAA GTTTCCGTTGTTTGCCTCTGTGTACCAGATCTGCTTTGAGGGCAAAGCTGTGCAGGAGTTTATCACATGTCTGCAGAGCCACCCTGAACATATGTGA
- the LOC129840276 gene encoding glycerol-3-phosphate dehydrogenase 1-like protein isoform X2 has protein sequence MPAKKVCIVGSGNWGSAIAKIVGHNAKGSNRFDPIVNMWVFEEMIDGKKLTEIINTEHENVKYLPGHKLPKNVGIDEGPEGLKLISDIIREKLEIEVSVLMGANIANEVADEKFCETTIGAKNEANGHIFKELLQTPNFRITVVQESDTVELCGALKNIVAVGAGFCDGLGFGDNTKAAVIRLGLMEMIAFTKLFCKGQVSSVTFLESCGVADLITTCYGGRNRKVAEAFAKTSKSIEELEAEMLNGQKLQGPQTSAEVFKILKKRDMINKFPLFASVYQICFEGKAVQEFITCLQSHPEHM, from the exons ATGCCTGCTAAGAAAGTGTGCATCGTTGGATCTGGAAACTG GGGCTCAGCGATAGCCAAAATCGTCGGTCACAATGCAAAGGGATCCAACAGGTTTGACCCCATTGTCAACATGTGGGTGTTTGAAGAGATGATCGATGGCAAAAAGTTAACAGAAATCATCAACACAGAGCATGAGAACGTCAAATACCTACCGGGTCACAAGCTTCCCAAAAATGTG GGCATCGATGAAGGCCCAGAGGGCTTGAAGCTCATCTCTGACATCATCCGTGAGAAACTGGAAATTGAGGTTAGCGTCCTGATGGGGGCCAACATTGCCAACGAAGTGGCTGATGAGAAGTTCTGTGAGACCACAATTG GAGCTAAGAACGAAGCAAACGGACATATCTTTAAAGAGCTGCTGCAGACTCCCAACTTCAGGATCACCGTGGTGCAGGAGAGTGACACAGTAGAACTCTGTGGGGCTCTCAAG AATATTGTAGCGGTGGGCGCTGGGTTCTGTGACGGTCTGGGCTTTGGGGACAACACCAAGGCTGCTGTGATCCGGCTGGGGCTGATGGAGATGATCGCCTTCACCAAGCTGTTCTGTAAGGGCCAGGTGTCCTCCGTGACCTTCCTGGAGAGCTGTGGGGTTGCCGACTTGATCACCACCTGCTACGGGGGGCGCAACCGCAAGGTGGCCGAGGCCTTCGCCAAGACGTCCAAG TCTATTGAAGAGCTAGAGGCTGAGATGCTCAATGGCCAGAAGCTGCAAGGCCCACAAACCTCCGCTGAGGTGTTCAAAATTCTCAAGAAGAGAGACATGATCAACAA GTTTCCGTTGTTTGCCTCTGTGTACCAGATCTGCTTTGAGGGCAAAGCTGTGCAGGAGTTTATCACATGTCTGCAGAGCCACCCTGAACATATGTGA